In Nocardioides sp. JQ2195, a genomic segment contains:
- the rpmE gene encoding 50S ribosomal protein L31 yields the protein MQKDIHPEYVETQVTCTCGNSFTTRSTVTSGSIHSDVCSACHPFYTGKQKILDTGGRVARFEARYAKAAKKADK from the coding sequence ATGCAGAAGGACATTCACCCCGAGTACGTCGAGACCCAGGTGACCTGCACCTGTGGCAACTCGTTCACCACCCGCAGCACCGTCACGAGCGGCTCCATCCACTCCGACGTCTGCTCCGCCTGCCACCCGTTCTACACGGGCAAGCAGAAGATCCTCGACACCGGTGGTCGCGTGGCCCGCTTCGAGGCCCGCTACGCCAAGGCCGCCAAGAAGGCCGACAAGTAG